GAAATCCAACACCAAAGGGCGGGAGGCAAATAATGACATTTGTGTTTTCccagaagttgtttttttttttcttttttttttctttttttaggaaaacTCAAGTTTCCATTTATCAACTATTGAGCCCTCACGCGGCAGCATTTATAATTTCTCATCACTTCCCACTTTTAAGCAGACTTTCTTCAACTCTACAGGAGGAAGGGGGCAGCCAGTCCCTGGGCGGTCCTAGCCAGCACTGAAGCAAAATAAGCGCAGACCTTTTGGCTCAAGCAGAAACTCTTAAGCTGGTGTATTTCTTCCTGCTCCTACAACCGCGCTTGGGGACCAAGGAGATGAAAGGGACTTCCACCAGGCGAGAGCTCGGTGGGGCACACCCCCGCCGTCGTTCAGCGCGCCCTGAGACCTCAGGGGAAGTGTCACACGTAGCCGAGAGATGCGAGGGTCCAGGGAGGGGTGAGGGACCGCGAGGGTGGACAGACCGCCAGACAGCGCCCGCGTCCCTCCGGGAGCGCGGAGAGGGAGAGTCACGCCCCGGGCCGGAGCCGGCAGGGGAGCGAGGGGTGGGGACTACACGGGCGCGCCGAAGGGACGGGAGGAAGCTAGGCCGCACTCACGAAACGCTGGTAGAAGCGGACCAGCCGCGGCTTCCCGTGGTTGTTGAACACCAGAATCGCTTGAATCATCTTTGCGGGCCACGTTTCTTCAAGCGCCGGCGGCTCCCACAAAGCATCTCCTTCCGTCACAACACGGCCACTTCCGCTTGGTgcgcggcggcgcggggcccgCGGAAACGTGCGCCCGCGCCCAAGGGTCCGGCTTCCCTGCGCCCCGAGGAGGAAGCTCCAGGTGGGGCGGCGAGGAGCGCGGCGAGGGGCTCGGCGAGGGCCGGGCCGGCGCGGACCGCGGGGCTGGGCCGGGTCGTCCCCTCGGCTAGCAGCGGCTCGCCCGTCAAGGTCTGGCCGGGGCGCGCGCCGGGATGGGCCGCCGGCCGCAGAGCCCCGGGCGGAGCACGTCAGAAGAGCGGATGCCGGAGCCGAGGCTCCGAGAACGGCCGCGCTCCCGGTCCCCGCGAAAACCTACGGTGCTGCCTTCACCGTGACCCCCGCGGGGCGGCTCGCCGCGCCACTGCCCGCCGGGGGGACGTTTGCTTCTTTGCCGCTCTTCCGTGTTGCACGCAGGGCTGCGGTGCATCGGACAGGTGCCTGCTCGTGCAAAGGGGCCGTTTCTCCGAGGTCGGCAGTGAATGGGCCAATTCAGGGATCTTCAGTAAATCCGTGCGGCGACCCCAAATTGGTAGATTTTGCTTCTCCTTTGAGTGACTCAGTGGGGGAGACGGGGAGCAGGTCCCTATCGCACTTAGAGCGACAAATTAGCATCACCCCGTCCAGAGGACAGGCAGTGGGCATCCAAAGCCTTTAAAATGTATAGAACATTAGGCCCAGCGATTTCCAGTTTTAGAATTTCTAATAAAAAGATTGTGGAcgtggggcacctcggtggctcagttggttaagcgtctaccttctgctcaggtcctgggatccagacccgaGTCCCGCtacttgctcagcagggagtctgctgctccttctccctctgagccTGTGTGCACCTGCTCTTTctcctctcataaataaaatcttaaaaaaaaaaaaaaagatcgtgtACATGGGAAAAGCCTCAAGAATTTACATCTCAGCAGTGTTAGCTGCAGGGAAAAATGGGAAACAAACTATTCGGAATCAagttatttattgaatgccttgtTCCACATGCACATGAGAAGTATTAAatggtcattaaaaataatattgtgaaaagtTTAGGGTATAGATAAGTGTTCATGGCGTATCTCTAAGTGAAAAGATCACACAAGGTATGCACATGGATATCCCACTGTATAAAAGACTTAAAGTAGTCTGACAGCAAGAATGAATGTgaataattatcaaaatattaataataattatcgTGTCTGATGGAATGGCGGCAACACAAAGTGTTGAGCGTAGGTCACTGTAACAACACTGCCTACTTTGGTCAAGtgccttcatctgtaaaactggcATAGTATCCGTTTCCTTTACTGCAAAACTACTATTCTTTACTATAAAACTTTtccacttgaaaaaaattattctacttAGATGGTTGTATACACAAAATTAGTTACTGTTTGTAAGCACTTGGAACAATGCATGGCATATGATTGAGTAGTACATAAGTTAATAAACAGTGAAATTCTGGTTTTCACTTTTTGAATTTTCTAGACTAATATGTATTACTCTTGTAGCCAGActttttaactcaaaaaaaaaaaaaaaatagcccaagggcacctgggtggctcagttggttaagccaactcttgatctcggctcagggcttgatctcagagtggtgagttcaagccctgcattgggctccaccctgggcatgaagcatatttaaaaaaaaaaaaatcccaagtcaataaatatgcattgaaacttgaaaaaatgtttcaaatgttgaggagaaatattaaagaaaattctaaaacaagAATAATGAAGGGGACCTAGCTCTACCAACTATTAAAACCTATTATAATGCTTCAAATTGTCACTATATATAGGGAGactaattaaaatagaataataatttaGGTACAAATTAACTTTAATATGTGTTATAGGACACATCATAACTTGTGAGAAGGAATCCAACAAATATGCTGGAATAACTGCTTACCAATTTGAAAATAAGCTATTTAGTTGTCTCACTTtaattaaggacctaaatgtaaaatcagGTGATAATGGAAGAAATTGAAACTGAGTAACATTTGAAAAGAGAATATAAGCTTAGGTgcaataaaaatcacaaagaatcaatagatatatctatataaagaGTTGTTTGTAAAaagattaactttttaaaagtggaaaagaacttcttaaaatggTCAGtggttatatttaaaatgtaaataactgAAAGACTTTCTCCCTCAGTATATAAACAGGCAATGAAACTGAGTAAGCAAAGAGGAAACATACTTAGGtaatgaacatgaaaaaaatgcttaagcTCAGTATTAATTGGGGGGAAAGGCTAATCACAAAGTATTAACTTTAAAGTACTGTTTTTACCTtatcaaatatcattttttaaatgttattacaCCCAATTCTGGTAAGGGGAGCATGAAAATGGTCCTCTCCTACAGTGCTGGTGAAATTATAATTTAGAATAACccttttggaaagcaatttgacaACCTAAAAAGAGTTTTACAAAAAAAACTCCTAGACTCCCTGTAATGTGACTCCTGCAAATCTGTCCCTAAAGAAATgaccacaaaatacaaaaatatggtGGTGGGGGATTTGGGGGTGCAGGGAGGTTCTATGGGTGATATTGAGGGAACTTTATAATCTAAAACAGTTACTAACACATTAATTATATTAGCTCTAAAGAGGAATCAATTAATTACCCCAAAATTGGACCATGTTAGAGCAATTAAATGATAgtcaatcttaaaaaacaatggCTATGAAATCTGTGTGGCAATATGGAAAGTGATTAGGTAACATTAATTGAAAAAGgattatcagggatccctgggtggcccagcggtttggcgcctgcctttggcccagggcacgatcctggagacccaggattgaatcccacgttgggctcccggtgcatggagcctgcttttccctctgcctatgtctctgcctctctctctctctctctgactatcataaataaataaaaattttttaaaaaggattatcaAATTTTATGTGTAGGTGTGGTATAACCACCATGTACAGAACTTGCATATTCAAGGAACGAGCCACTCCCCCACCTCCATGGCTTGGCAGATACTTTTGTCTTGCTGGGAAgtccctttcctcctctgtctACCTGGATTTCTTTCCATCTCCACTCCCGCCACTATACACCAAACCACTCCAGCCTCTCACTGTGACAGTCTACCAGTGGGGCTCATTGCCTTCAGTTTCTCTGCAGTCAAGTGATCTTTGGTATAAACAAATCAAATCTTATCACTCTCCCCAGAATCACTGGCTTCTAGGAAGTTGAGGATAAAGTCCTAAAATACTTAACATGCTAAAAATGCCATGCCCGATCTCCTGCCTCATCTCAACAACCTCTAACTCCACCCATTCTCTGAGCTCCAGCCACAAaggctttttccttccttcctttcttcctccctccctcctttcatcTCTTCCCGATCCTCCCAGGACACCAAGTCCATTGGTTCCCTAGGGCTTCCCCCACTGACACACTGGGCCTCCTGTTTTGGGATGGTGGCCTACCTACCTAACCTTGTCACATCCTTTGGCCACAGTGCTTTGGACAGCAGGATGCCTTCACTGGGTATCTCCACGCCAGATCAGTATCTCCAGTCTTCCTGCTGTTTAACCACTTCCCTGGCCACACCCATGGTTGAGGCCCCAGCATGCTCAACAGCTAACTGGCCCCATTCAGACACAGGACACCAGGGGCGCAGCTTCTGTAATAGTCAAGGTGAGAGGTCACAGGGATCTGAACAAAGAGCAACAACAGTGCAGTCCAGTGACTGGTGAGTTCAGGTGGCCTCAATGAAGTGTGAATCCCAACCCTCACAGCCATATTGTCAAGCCCAGCCTCCAATATGCAAGACTGTAAATGAAAATTGGAACCATGATAATAAATTCTGGAAGCATAATAGGACCTGCTCAACTGCCAACAGCAATAGGACCAATTTTATCCTAGGCAGATCAGCAGTTAAGGGGTTAGGCAAGTTTCCTAAAGTCTAGGAATATAACCCCACTTCACAGGGCCAGGACTCCTCTGGCCCCTGTGTCCAATGTCCTTCTGTAGGCCAAGGAAGCAAaggacagtgggggtgggggtgggggtggggatgggaagaaCATGAACTTTGTTTTTGACAGCTctggatttgttttattttatttatttttatttattatttatgatagtcacagagagagagaggcagagacataggcagagggagaagcaggctccatgcactgggagcccgacgtgggattcgatcctgggtctccaggatcgtgccctgggccaaaggcaggcgccaaaccgctgcgccacccagggatcccgacagctctggatttgaatcctggctgtgccacttattagctgtgacTCTGAGCAAGTTGCTTTAACCTCTCTGAAGCCTCTTTTCTCTCCTGTAGTCTACATGTGGAAGCAGAATAACCCAGTGAAGAATATAGAGTTTGAAATATGACTGCCTGGGTTTAAATTCCTCACCTCCATATACTATGGATAGAGACTCTAAGCTTCAgaatcatatgaaaaaaaaaaaaaaaaagaaaagaaaaagaatcacatgTACCTCATGGGTTAAAAGTGACAGTTAAAGTAGGCTATTGCAAGCACTTGGCAAATATGGGTTCCCCCACTATCCAAAAAAGTACAGCATTCCTATGAAACTTTTTGTAAACTGAAATGAGAGACAGTGGAGAAGCAATCACCATTAACTTACAGGGAAAATTTTTTGAGccttcttaggcttttctgaaaCCTTAGGGCAGCTCTTGCTAATGCATGCACAAAATcaattgagataaagcacagatgctcagacacagttcaaagctatggAGGCTTGATGCTTGAGTATAGTTCCCTAGGACGGTGACTGGTGGAGACATTCTCACTACTTGGGGTGCATACAGACTCTATAACGGCTCCctgcaaaacaaatgctgaatgctattttcattttttcccttctttcataaaaatgaaaacccactgcagatttcttttggttagaaaAAACAAGTACTAAGGTAGTTCTTTCCTAAAAGCCAAGTGTCATAATGTAAACTTTTGAAAAGTGGGAGATACGTGTGCTAGCACCAGGAATTACTCAACAGTCAGTGGCTAGAATTATTATTATGGAAAGCACCTAGTGCTGTGTTTGATACACTGGGGGACTCAATACTTTTTCATTTACCACCTTCTTCTCTTGTCCCTGAGGCCAGCAGGATCCATGCCACCAAGTCTCTGCCCATTCTTAGGACATGTGGATTTCAACTCCACATCTGGTCACAGATCTGTGTGGGCACACTAGCTACCAAGGCAGTGTTCATGATCAAAAAGTCATGGCTTCCTTCTCATAGGATCACTGCTCGGCTTGAAGACTGTTTGCACCTAACAGAACCCAGTCAATGCAGAGAATCCTTTTTTGGAGATTTACTCGCTCATAAAATATTctcaaagtacaaaaaaaataacaacaaagctGTTATCAAAATGTGGCCTTGTAGAGTCTGAGAGGTGGGGACCTGGAGGACTCATCCACTTCCTACCTCTAGAAACAAGGCTGTTATTCAGGGCAAGGGCCACCATGGAAATGTCTAGATCTAGACTCACACCAAGGGAGGGCCCCTCCATGAGCCAAAGCATGGCACTACTGCTCATGTCATGGTCTTAGGTTTGATTTTAGCAGCACTTATTCAAAGGTTATTCCATTGCAGCTGTAGGAAGAACCAGGTAAGGTTTGGCAGACTGCTCCCTTGAGCTCTAGAGTAGATGTGGATGGAAGAGACTCTCAGCAGTGCTGGTGGGACCAGAGGCACTTCACTCCCACTCACTTCAGTCATCCTAGGGGTTAAGTAAAGAGGCGTTAACAGAGTACATTTCATAGAAGTCTCCTATAAATCATCAGATAAACAAGGGTTCAATTGAGTGGTACCAGTGGCACCCTCAGCCACCTTCCTTGGCTTCCCCTCGTTAGAGCTGGCTCAGGGAGCTGGCCTGGTAGCtccaattatttttcattctgagaCTCACTTTATTAAGACAAATGGGAATCTAGACACTTCCTGCCCTGCCTTCTCTGGTGAATGTCATCATCTGCATCACCTAGATAAATAGCCCATTTTTCTgtgacattgttttattttattttatttttttaatttttatttatttatgatagtcacagagagagagagagagagagaggggcagagacacaggcagagggagaagcaggctccatgcaccgggagcctgacgtgggatttgatccagggtctccaggatcgcgccctgggccaaaggcaggcgccaaaccattgcgccacccagggatccctgtgacatTGTTTTAAATGTTCAATTAGGGGCCTTTTCACATCAACTCAAATCTTCAGGTGAAATACACTTCAGAAAAACATATCAACTGTGGATAGACTGGAGCTCAAGTAGGGGGCTGATctttggcaaaaaacaaaacaaaacaacaacaaaaaaaccctagtAAGGACCAAGCCAGCCATTTTTCCAGCCACTTTGGGCAGGAAGCCcagaatgaaggaggaaaaaaaatgctcattcaGCTCAGCTGCCACAACATGTCTAATGTATTCACTTGAAGTGAAAATGTTTAGAGATTTCATGGCATCAGGTTTCATTGGTTTCCCCTCCATAGTCCATTCTTTCCATATCTTGCTTTTATCAACCTTTGGGACTTTCTTGAAGATTGGCACAGTTCTGACCCACTAAAAAGAAAGGTCTCAGGTTGCCACCCTTCATTCCCTGAAAAGAATTTTCCTGAAGCTAACACACCCTCGGGAATTCCATGGAATTCCACTAAAGCTGGGAGCATAAAATTTATGGTGCTGTGTCCCTGTCCTACACCCAATCTCAGGCCATACATCCAGAACTCCTGTCAAGAGATAAGCTATACTGACGCCAGTTCCACAGTCAACTCCCCTGACCTACCCACTCCTCATCCTCTGCCCCGTCTCCCTGCTCTCGGGTCTCTGCCATGGCTCCCTCCGAAGACTTCTGGGCCATGATGCTGTCTGTCCAGGATGCCCCTGTCTTTCCATCACCAGCAAAATTACATTTGGTTACTGTTCCAGCGTCAAGTTTGGCTAATtactctgaaagaaagaaagaagttgaaTGGCCCATCTCCCTATTTTGGAAACGTAGTGGGGGCTGGCCTGCTCTGCTGGGGTCTCCAAGGCCTGGGTTATACCACTATTCTCTCAGGCCTGGGTGCCCTCAAGGAGGCCCTGAGTGTGACCCTCAAGGCCCTAGATTGGAGACTTCACCCACAGAACCCACGGGATTGGGCGGCACCCCAGGATTCAGAGTGTCTAGGCTGCTGGCCCCAGGGCACTTGTCCAGAGACTTAGGAATAAATCGCAGGAATGAGCAGACTTAGTGCGCTCACTTGAGTTCTAagcaggaggggtagaggagCCTCTACAGGCCATGGGGACATGAGGCCTTGTGAGGCCAGTACTGCTCACCCAAGAAGGGGCCATCGCCTCGAGTTTTCAGCCGTACTCCAGTCCCCAGCTCAAGCTCCATCGCCTCCATCTCTGACTCAGGTATCCAGAACGCCACTGTCTGGTCAGGGGTAAGGCTCTCTGTCAGTGCAAGCAGCTCTGGCTTTTGTACCAGTGCCTTCAGCATGTCAGGTGTGAGTCTGTCGGTGTCTCCCATGGCTTCCACCTCTGCAGGCACACAGCACAAGGTCATTactgctggggtacctgggtggttcagtagttgagcatctgctttggcttaggtggtgatcccgggtcctggaatcaagtcttacatcaggcttcctgaggggtgcctacttctctctctgcctatgtctctgcctctctctctctgtttctcatgaataaataaaaatctttaaaaaaaaaaaaaagacaagaaaaaagaaggaggtCATTACTGCTGTAATAGCAAGCACATAGAGAGGGTCTTTTAGGAGACCAGGTGAGGCCTGAGTGTTTTACACAGTCATAACCACCTAAAGGTAGGGCTCTGCATCCCCATGGTGCCAGTACTCACCGAGGAACTCCAGGCAGAGGGGTAATGGGCATGTGCTCTGGAACCAGGCTGCCTGGTGCAAATCTGCATGCGAGCCACGTGagcttgggcaagtgacttaacctctctctgTGCCTGACAAGTAGAAGTGAAAATGGTACCTACCTGATAGGGCTGACGTGAGGTGTCAATGAAATGACAaacataaagcacttagcacagtgtctggcacgtGGTAAACCCTCAACGAGTATAAATGTTGTAATTACTCCTTTTTTTacacaagagaaaacaaaggctTAGAGAGCTGAAGTGAGTCGCCCCAGGTCATACAGCTAGTCAGTGGAagaggcaggattcaaaccctCCATAAATTTCTGCCGCCCTGTTGAGTCTCCAGTGACTAGACAGGGTTCTCTCCAGGCTCTAGGGTCTCCTTGCTGGGCTAGGGTCTGCTGGAATGAGCAGCGAAATGTGGCGCTCCCCATACCCTCCATTGGACTGCTCATCCCAGCCCTGGGAAAGCTCAAGGCTCAGGGAGGATTCCAAGAGCCTCATCTGCCTGCCCCAAAATGTCCCAAATCTGCAGATCCCAGGTTGGAGACTTGGGGAGGGGGAGACCAGTGTCCTAGACTGAGAAGTGAGGCTTCACGGGGCCAGGAGGACTCACAAGGCCTTGAGATCTCACAAAGGTGTGCACAGCCAGCCCAGCTCAGCAACCCGAGGCTGTCCTGCAGGTGCCCTCTCCATGCCAAGAGACTGGGGCAGGGCTCTGCTGGAGACATCAAACCCATGGAGCCCACACCCTGTTCCAATCAGGATTCCATTCAAAACTCCCAAGCTTTTTCAGGGATGCTTCTGGGGTTCCCCAGATACCTCACTCCCACCAAGGGCTTTCAAATTGCCCTACTCCTCATTCCCCACCCTGCTCAATGTCCCTCGGATGAACCACCTCACCGCCACTTCCCAAGATAACAGAAGCCAGAGGTGGGGCTACTAGTCCCTGGCCAGCATCTACCTGTCAATTTACCCATAGGCATATGaaacctcctctccttccctctgtttgTCTCAAAGGACCACATGTCCCCTTCCTGCCTAGAGCCAGCTCCTCCATCTGGGCTCCTGATCTAacaccctccccctcctcacGGACCTGGCTCTTCTTCTCTACACTGGATCTTTCCTTCATGCCCTCCTGAATCCTGGCTCTGATACCGAGTACTGCAGACGCCCATCACCCCCAATCAGAGTCACTGGGAGCCCTTCACTGGGAGGCTGCTGGATCCTCTGCAGTCTTCACTTTACTGGGTCTCGGGCAGCACCTGATCCTTTTGCTACCTCCTCCTACATATCTCCCCGTGCCACCTTCACTGGGCCTCAGAGACACATAGGCTCCCCATCTCCCTCAGCCCCCTGCAGGGGTCCCTTCTGCTCCTTATGGGCTTCTTCCCTATTCTCCCATCATTGGTCTTCCCGAAAACAGCCTCCTGGGCTACTCCATCCATTTTTACAGTTTTAGTACTAGCAATGTGTCATGACTCCTCAACATGTGCTGCCAGCCCAGCCTACTTCCTGGGTTCTAGAACTGTATTTCCAAGACCTCAGGGGACATTGACCTTTGCCTAGAAGTGTGACCACACATCCCACGCAGAACTCTTCTTCCCCCAACACCTGCACCCAAGCCCAAACCCCAAGGTCATCCCTGATTCCTCCTCATTCTCCCCATCGCCAAACTCCAAGGCCACTGTCCCTCCTCTGTCTTGAGTCTGTCCAGTCTCTCCATCCTCACTGACAGGCCCTTATTCTGGCCATCGCAGCTCCCAACAGGCCTGCTGGTCtcccttgtttttaaaaactattctatTCATGTTACTTGCCTACTTAGAACTACTCACGACTCTGGAGCCCTTCTCCACCTGGCCCCTGCCTCCCTAAGGGCTTCTCCTCACCTGCATCATgagcccccagcacccagcatgCCTTGGCACACAACCCCCTCCTGAAACACCCTTCCAAGCTCTAGTACCCTGCTGATTCCTACTTTCCTTTCAGCATCCTATAACAGTGTTCCCTTCTCCAGGGCAGCCCTTGACCATCCTGCCTGGGCCCAGAGCCCCTTCTCAGTCAGCTCCAGTCCTCGGCCTGTCCATCTCCTCTACCAGACTGAGGACATCTCGAGTGCAGGTCTAAGTGTTGTTCATCCCTGGACCCTTGGCATGTGGCTCAGGACCTGGCACAGGGCAGATGCTCATTAAATATTCAGAgaatgggggtacctgggtggctcagtggttgaacgtctgcctttggctcaggtcaggatcctggggtcctgggatcaagtcccacattgggctccctgcaggaagcctgcttctccctctgcctatgtctctgcctctctatctatgtctctcatgaaaaaaaaaatctaaatattcagAGAACGAACAGACAACTGAAATATGGACAGGATGATGGATGGATTCTCCTTCAACCTCGAAACCTCCTTCCACGGGGCAGACATCAAACAGGTCCTTGTAGAGCCACAATTGGAAAGATGGATGAGGTCACAAAGGGCCTCAGAATCTCAAGGGAATTTGGGCCAGAGAATGGAGGCTGCcaggggcctggcctgggctctGCACAAAGGTGGTGAGTCCCCAGAGCCAGGTACTTGGATGACTCTGCCAGACTGAGGGAATCGGCAGGAGTTGGAAGGCCAGTTAGGCCCTTGGGATTGAGGTGGGGCACTGGGGATCCTCTGAGTGAATGGTGGGCAGGAAAGAGTCCAGTCAGGGGCCCTCAGGCCAGACACACACTTCAAGGCCACCCACACTGAGAAGACACTCCAAGGGGCCCAGAGAacccagagacacagaaaggccaCAGGGGGGCCCtaagggaggaaggatggaagatACCTACTGTAGGATGACATGAGGAAGCCCGTGTTCACCTTCCTGGTGGCGCTGAAGTTGGGCTCGATTTCATTTCCCTTGGGGTCAAACTTCCGGCAATGGATGCGATTGGGCCTGATGTACAGCACATAGTAGCGCTCCtggggcgagagagagagagagagagagagagagagagagaggaggcttTTTCACTCCCCGTTCCCTCCAACACACgcactccccacagggagggcTCCACTGCAAACCATCTCCAATCTCTC
The Canis lupus baileyi chromosome 2, mCanLup2.hap1, whole genome shotgun sequence genome window above contains:
- the ARPIN gene encoding arpin, producing the protein MSRIYHDCALRNKAVRSARLPGAWDPAAHQGGEGVLLEGELVDVSRHSILDAHDKKERYYVLYIRPNRIHCRKFDPKGNEIEPNFSATRKVNTGFLMSSYKVEAMGDTDRLTPDMLKALVQKPELLALTESLTPDQTVAFWIPESEMEAMELELGTGVRLKTRGDGPFLE